In Leptotrichia buccalis C-1013-b, the genomic window CTTGAAATGTCCCGTTTTTATCCTTGATTAAGTTCATCTGTTTTGCAATATCGTTAATTGTTCTCGTAAGTGCTGTTCTAAATCCACTAACGTGAGTTCCACCTTCGTGAGTATTTATATTATTTACAAATGAATAAACTGTTTCTCTTTGTGAAGTTGTGTAATTCATCGCAATTTCCACTTCCACAAATTTTGCACTTCGCTGTTTTATTACTATGTTTCCGTTTTCGTCCTCAGCTTCCACTTCCTTAGCTTCCTCAATTTGCATCGTATCAGCCATATAAATTACATCATCAATTATTTTTTCCTCATCTATAATTTCATTCAGGAAATCCTTTATTCCACCCTCAAATAAAAATTCCTCAGCTTTTACATTTTCAGCATTTCTCTCATCAGCCAGTTCAATTTTTAATCCTTTATTCAAGTACGCTAATTCTTTTAAACGTGATTCCAATACAGAATAATCGTAAACTGTCGTTTCAAATATTTCGTCATCAGCTTTAAATCTGACTACAGTCCCATGTGCACTATCGTCTGCCACACCAATTTCTTCCACGGGCGAAGTTGGCACACCACGTTCATAAGTTTGCCTAAAAATTTTCCCATCACGTGTTACAGTTGCCTCAAGCCATTCTGACAAAGCATTTACGACAGATACCCCAACTCCGTGAAGTCCACCCGATACCTTATAGTTATCATTGTCAAATTTTCCTCCGGCGTGAAGTACAGTAAGTACAACTTCCAAAGTTGATTTTCCAGTCTTATGCATTCCTACAGGGATTCCACGTCCATTATCAGATACTTCAATAATATTTCCTTCAAGTATCTTTACAGTAATTTTATCGCAAATTCCAGCAAGTGCCTCATCCACACTGTTATCCACAATTTCCCACACCAGATGGTGAAGTCCACGTGAGGAAGTGGATCCAATATACATTCCCGGACGCTTCCTAACCGCTTCCAGCCCTTCCAGAACTGTAATCGCCTCTGCTCCATAATTATTATCCATTATTTATTTCCTCCATTTTATCCAAAACTTTTCATATTTTTTATAAAATATGATAAAATCTATTTTCCAACACAAAAATTCGCAAACACATGATCCAAAATATCCTCTGATGATATTTCCCCAGTAATTTCTGAAAGTGAGTCTAACGCTTCTTTCAAATCCACAGAAATCAAGTCCATCGGAAGTCCCATATCTATTGTTTCAAAAATATTTCTTATTGCGTCTTTTGTTTTTTCAAGTGCAGTTTTATGCCGAATATTTGTAATTATTAGTTTTTCTGATGAGTTTTCCACATCTTCTTCTACAATGTATGAATAGATTTTTTCCTGCATATCTTCAATTCCAATATTGTCTTTTGCAGAAATTTCAACAATATTTTCCAAGTTATACCCTTCAAGATTAATTTTTTTATTTAAATCAATCTTATTTAATAATACTATAACTTTCTTGTTATTTTCTTTAATTTTAGTTATAACTTCTATGTCCTCAGTTTCCAGTTTTTTCGAAGCATCCAGAACAAGCAATACCAAATCAGCCTTTTCAATAAACTGCTTAGATTTTTCTACGCCAATATTTTCCACAATATCATCAGTTTTTCTAATTCCTGCTGTATCCACCAGAACCAATGGAATTCCTTTTATATTGATTATTTCCTCAATAACATCTCTCGTAGTTCCAGCAATATGCGTTACAATCGCACGCTCTTCATGAAGCAGGGCATTTAGCAATGTAGATTTCCCAACATTAGGTTTTCCGACAATAACCGTCTTTATTCCTTCTTTAATTTTTTTTCCTGTATTATATGAATCAATTAGACGATTTGCTTCCTCGTACACTTTTTCTAAATTATCTCTAAGTTCCACTGGCAACGGATCGTCAATCCCTTCTTCAGGATAATCCAGCACCACATTTACATGTGCTGTAATATCAAGCAATGCCTTTTTAAATTCATTCACTTTATCACGCAAGTCCCCCCTTAACTGATCTAGCGATAACGATACGCTTTTTTCTGTTTTCCCTTGAATAATATCCATAACCGCCTCAGCCTGTGACAAGTCTATACGGCCATTCATAAACGCTCTTTTTGTAAATTCCCCACTTTCAGCATGTCTTGCCCCATTTCTTAGCACAAGTTCAAGCACTTTTTCTGAAACAAGTGTCCCGCCGTGACAATTTATTTCCACAATGTCTTCGCAAGTATAGCTTCTCGGAGCTTTTAGCCGTACAGCCATAACTTCATCTATTGTTTTTTTCCCATCCTTGATAAATCCGTAATTTAATTTATAAAAACCCAAATCAGCATTTGGGTTCTTTTTAATAAATATTTTGTCCAATATTTCAAATGATTTATCGCCGGATATTCTTATTATGGCAATCCCGCCCTCTCCTTTTGGAGTTGAAATCGCCGCAATTGTATCAAATAACATATTATC contains:
- the gyrB gene encoding DNA topoisomerase (ATP-hydrolyzing) subunit B; amino-acid sequence: MDNNYGAEAITVLEGLEAVRKRPGMYIGSTSSRGLHHLVWEIVDNSVDEALAGICDKITVKILEGNIIEVSDNGRGIPVGMHKTGKSTLEVVLTVLHAGGKFDNDNYKVSGGLHGVGVSVVNALSEWLEATVTRDGKIFRQTYERGVPTSPVEEIGVADDSAHGTVVRFKADDEIFETTVYDYSVLESRLKELAYLNKGLKIELADERNAENVKAEEFLFEGGIKDFLNEIIDEEKIIDDVIYMADTMQIEEAKEVEAEDENGNIVIKQRSAKFVEVEIAMNYTTSQRETVYSFVNNINTHEGGTHVSGFRTALTRTINDIAKQMNLIKDKNGTFQGTDVREGLVCVISVKIPEPQFEGQTKTKLGNSEVTGIVSNIVGSNLKFYLEDHPKAAEKVIEKMVMSKRAREAAKKARELVLRKNTLEVGSLPGKLADCSSKDPAESEIFIVEGNSAGGSAKQGRDRRFQAILPLRGKILNVEKSGIHKALENAEIRAMITAFGAGFGEEIDLKKLRYHKIVIMTDADVDGAHIRTLMLTFFYRHLRELINEGYIYIAQPPLYKIQAGKAIRYAYSDDQMKQVTRVLENEGRKYTIQRYKGLGEMNPEQLWETTLDPEVRTLLKVSMEDASYADKMFNILMGDKVEPRRKFIEDNANYVRNLDI
- the mnmE gene encoding tRNA uridine-5-carboxymethylaminomethyl(34) synthesis GTPase MnmE; the encoded protein is MLFDTIAAISTPKGEGGIAIIRISGDKSFEILDKIFIKKNPNADLGFYKLNYGFIKDGKKTIDEVMAVRLKAPRSYTCEDIVEINCHGGTLVSEKVLELVLRNGARHAESGEFTKRAFMNGRIDLSQAEAVMDIIQGKTEKSVSLSLDQLRGDLRDKVNEFKKALLDITAHVNVVLDYPEEGIDDPLPVELRDNLEKVYEEANRLIDSYNTGKKIKEGIKTVIVGKPNVGKSTLLNALLHEERAIVTHIAGTTRDVIEEIINIKGIPLVLVDTAGIRKTDDIVENIGVEKSKQFIEKADLVLLVLDASKKLETEDIEVITKIKENNKKVIVLLNKIDLNKKINLEGYNLENIVEISAKDNIGIEDMQEKIYSYIVEEDVENSSEKLIITNIRHKTALEKTKDAIRNIFETIDMGLPMDLISVDLKEALDSLSEITGEISSEDILDHVFANFCVGK